In Zingiber officinale cultivar Zhangliang chromosome 1A, Zo_v1.1, whole genome shotgun sequence, a genomic segment contains:
- the LOC122017486 gene encoding uncharacterized protein LOC122017486, producing the protein MFLHSLFMQEQKHPQKRKRWYGRVVEFTILWKTALKSSPPQKPGGIHGKYSAKEKLSRCTSLKVATSFTRVCLCVPISSYNEVFRADIPPRRSYSYARSKTLAQVPSERSGSTRTSVDGRRVFRGKSLTDDILMRRFVVEEEAMMQMRRRNQMDFMRKRNAMRRKKIGPSPLSRMVMAEPEEEEKL; encoded by the exons ATGTTTCTCCACTCCCTGTTCATGCAAGAGCAGAAGCACCCACAAAAAAG AAAGAGGTGGTATGGAAGAGTGGTGGAGTTCACAATTCTGTGGAAGACTGCATTGAAGTCTTCGCCGCCGCAGAAGCCTGGAGGAATCCATGGAAAGTACTCCGCCAAGGAGAAGCTGAGCAGGTGCACCTCCCTCAAGGTGGCTACTTCCTTCACTAGAGTGTGCCTTTGCGTTCCAATCTCTTCCTACAACGAGGTGTTCCGAGCGGACATCCCGCCGAGGAGGAGCTACAGCTACGCTCGGTCGAAAACGTTGGCGCAGGTGCCGTCGGAGAGGAGTGGGAGCACAAGAACGTCGGTTGACGGGCGGAGAGTGTTCAGGGGGAAGTCGCTGACGGATGACATTCTGATGAGGAGGTTTGTGGTGGAAGAGGAGGCTATGATGCAGATGAGGAGGAGGAACCAGATGGACTTCATGAGGAAGAGGAACGccatgagaaggaagaagatcgggCCAAGTCCTCTGAGTAGGATGGTAATGGCTGAaccagaagaggaagagaagctgtAG
- the LOC122017479 gene encoding probable V-type proton ATPase subunit H, which translates to MAPAYLTTEEVLQRDIPWETYMSAKLITGTHLQLLRRYDKKSDSQKASLLDDDGPAYVQLFTNILCDISKEETVEYVLALIDEMLRANPKRVGLFHQASEDIYHPFLRWLGEGNWFIQEKCCKILTLVVSIRPKARDGHITTGEPSHSKSKISTLNDVLKGQLDWLSSQLKNPSHPTCSIPLAINCLSNLLREPSVRVSFVQADGVKLLVPLISPASNQQSIQLLYETCLCIWLLSYYDPAVDYLATTRVMPRLVEVAKGSTKEKVVRVIVLTLRNLLPKPACGAQMIDLGLPQIIQSLKAQAWSDEDLLDALNQLEDGLKEHIKTLSSFDKYKQEVLLGHLDWYPMHKDPGFWRENITNFEENDFQVLRVLVTILDTSSDSTALAVACYDLSQFIQYHPAGRIIVSDLKAKDRVMKLMNHENTEVTKNALLCIQRLFLGAKYASFLQA; encoded by the exons ATGGCTCCTGCTTACTTGACGACGGAGGAG GTTCTTCAGAGAGACATACCATGGGAAACTTACATGTCTGCTAAGCTCATTACTGGTACACATCTTCAGTTATTGAGGCGCTATGACAAAAAATCTGATAGCCAAAAAGCTTCTTTACTTGATGAT GACGGACCTGCTTATGTGCAACTATTCACCAACATTTTATGTGACATATCGAAGGAAGAGACAGTGGAGTATGTGCTTGCtcttattgatgaaatgcttagaG CAAATCCAAAGCGGGTTGGACTTTTTCACCAAGCAAGTGAAGATATTTACCATCCTTTCTTAAG ATGGCTTGGGGAAGGAAATTGGTTCATACAAGAGAAGTGTTGTAAAATATTGACTCTTGTTGTAAG TATTCGACCGAAAGCTCGTGATGGCCACATTACAACTGGAGAACCCTCACATTCAAAAAGCAAGATCTCAACTTTGAACGATGTTTTAAAAGGACAACTTGATTGGCTCTCTTCTCAG CTGAAGAATCCATCTCATCCAACTTGTTCTATACCTTTGGCTATAAATTGCCTATCCAATTTGCTGAGAGAACCCTCCGTGAGGGTTTCATTTGTTCAAGCAGATGGTGTTAAATTGCTAGTTCCTTTGATTTCACCGGCATCGAATCAGCAGTCCATCCAG CTTCTTTATGAAACTTGCCTTTGTATTTGGCTCTTGTCCTATTATGATCCAGCGGTGGATTACTTGGCCACTACTAGGGTTATGCCAAGGCTTGTGGAGGTTGCAAAAGGTTCAACCAAAGAAAAG GTTGTGAGGGTCATTGTGTTAACCTTGCGAAATTTGCTGCCAAAACCAGCATGTGGGGCACAGATGATTGATCTTGGATTACCACAGATCATCCAGTCTCTAAAAGCTCAGGCCTGGAGTGATGAG GATTTATTAGACGCACTGAATCAATTGGAAGATGGACTTAAAGAACATATTAAAACTTTGAGTTCCTTTGACAAGTATAAGCAGGAAGTCCTTTTGGGTCATCTTGATTGGTATCCTATGCACAAGGACCCAGGTTTCTGGAGAGAGAATATTACAAATTTTGAAGAAAATGATTTCCAG GTTCTGCGTGTCCTTGTCACTATCCTTGATACTTCTTCTGATTCTACGGCACTTGCTGTTGCATGTTATGATCTGTCTCAGTTTATTCAGTATCATCCTGCTGGAAGAATCATCGTGTCTGACCTGAAGGCTAAGGATCGGGTGATGAAGCTTATGAATCACGAAAATACCGAGGTGACAAAGAACGCCCTTCTATGTATCCAAAGGCTTTTTCTTGGAGCCAAATATGCTAGTTTTTTGCAGGCTTAA